From Rhodoferax sp. AJA081-3, the proteins below share one genomic window:
- a CDS encoding threonine ammonia-lyase: MIEYQDIQAAEQRLQGHLLRTPCVASQTLSDITGAQVFLKFENLQFTASFKERGACNKLAQLTPEQSARGVIAMSAGNHAQGVAYHAQRLGLHAVIVMPRFTPGVKVERTRGFGAEVILHGDTLEESRSHAYALAEQRQLTFVHPYDDDAIIAGQGTVALEMLEDVPDLDTLIIAIGGGGLISGMATVAKALKPTMEVVGVQTVRFPAMFNAIQGTQHPQGTSTIAEGIAVGTPGRIPMDVIRARVDDLLLVDEGDIEQALVMLLEVEKTLVEGAGAVGLAALLKYPERFKGKRVGLVLCGGNIDPLLLAAIIERGMVRAGRLARIRVGARDVPGSLARITATVAEAGANIEEVHHQRAFTTLSAQNAEVELVVQTRGHAHVQEVLTVLRQAGFDAQLG, from the coding sequence ATGATTGAATACCAAGACATCCAGGCGGCCGAACAACGGCTGCAAGGCCACCTGCTGCGCACACCCTGCGTCGCGTCGCAAACCCTGTCCGACATCACCGGCGCGCAGGTGTTTCTCAAGTTTGAGAACCTGCAGTTCACGGCCTCTTTTAAAGAACGCGGCGCCTGCAACAAGCTGGCCCAGCTGACGCCGGAGCAGTCAGCGCGCGGCGTCATTGCCATGAGCGCGGGTAACCATGCCCAGGGTGTTGCGTACCACGCGCAACGCCTGGGCCTGCACGCCGTCATCGTGATGCCGCGCTTCACACCGGGCGTCAAGGTCGAGCGCACGCGGGGTTTTGGAGCCGAGGTCATTCTGCATGGCGATACGCTGGAAGAATCCCGCAGCCATGCCTACGCGTTGGCTGAGCAACGGCAACTGACGTTTGTGCACCCCTATGACGACGATGCCATCATTGCCGGCCAGGGCACCGTGGCACTGGAGATGCTGGAAGACGTGCCCGATCTGGACACCCTCATCATCGCCATTGGCGGCGGTGGGCTGATCTCTGGCATGGCCACAGTGGCCAAGGCATTGAAGCCGACCATGGAAGTGGTGGGCGTGCAGACCGTGCGTTTCCCGGCCATGTTCAACGCCATCCAGGGCACGCAGCACCCCCAGGGCACCAGCACCATTGCCGAAGGTATTGCGGTGGGCACACCAGGGCGCATTCCCATGGATGTCATCCGCGCGCGGGTGGACGATTTGCTCTTGGTCGACGAGGGTGATATCGAACAGGCCCTGGTCATGTTGCTGGAGGTCGAAAAGACCTTGGTCGAAGGCGCTGGTGCCGTCGGGCTGGCTGCCTTGCTGAAGTACCCCGAGCGTTTCAAGGGCAAACGCGTGGGCCTGGTGCTGTGTGGCGGCAATATCGATCCGCTGCTGCTGGCCGCCATCATCGAGCGCGGCATGGTGCGCGCCGGGCGGCTGGCGCGGATTCGCGTCGGCGCGCGGGATGTGCCGGGTTCGCTGGCACGTATCACCGCCACAGTGGCCGAGGCCGGGGCCAATATTGAAGAGGTACACCACCAGCGGGCGTTCACCACGCTGTCGGCCCAGAATGCTGAGGTGGAACTGGTGGTCCAGACCCGTGGCCACGCCCATGTGCAGGAGGTGTTGACCGTGCTGCGGCAGGCCGGTTTTGACGCCCAACTGGGTTGA